The Sediminispirochaeta smaragdinae DSM 11293 genome has a segment encoding these proteins:
- a CDS encoding BMP family protein: MKKGLLLLLAVLLFPIVSFAEGQKEGESSDQLKVAALLPGPINDGGWNTNMYDSLKFMEKELGAKIAYTERTPASDYEEIFRGYAASGYNIVFGHGFEFGEPAEKVAKEFPDVTFIITSTSISQPPNLGSFLVDDFQCGFVQGAVAAILSKSGIVGYVGGMEIPPIVNQSKGFVAGAKYVDKSIDAKALLTGSFEDIAKAKEMSKSLIAEGADILVADADESNHGVIEAVEEAGALVIGSSGDIYETVPDARDVILTSMTENMPKGLTVLAKSVADGTFEAKNYIIGLHDGAVALAPFRDKASLVSADQQAQIDKIIQDLKDGTIDLNQYK, translated from the coding sequence ATGAAAAAAGGATTGTTGTTGCTACTGGCTGTTTTACTTTTTCCCATCGTATCTTTTGCGGAAGGGCAAAAGGAGGGAGAGTCCAGTGACCAGTTGAAGGTTGCGGCTCTTTTGCCCGGTCCCATCAACGACGGCGGATGGAACACCAATATGTATGATTCGCTTAAGTTTATGGAGAAGGAGCTTGGTGCAAAGATCGCCTATACCGAACGAACCCCGGCATCCGACTACGAGGAGATTTTCCGGGGCTATGCCGCCAGCGGATATAACATTGTATTCGGACATGGTTTTGAGTTCGGTGAACCAGCGGAAAAGGTGGCGAAGGAGTTCCCCGATGTTACCTTTATCATCACCAGCACCAGCATAAGTCAGCCCCCCAATTTAGGTTCCTTTCTTGTCGACGATTTCCAGTGCGGGTTTGTCCAGGGGGCTGTTGCGGCGATCCTCTCAAAGAGCGGAATCGTCGGTTATGTCGGCGGTATGGAGATTCCCCCCATCGTGAATCAGAGCAAGGGCTTTGTCGCCGGTGCGAAATATGTCGATAAGTCTATCGATGCCAAGGCGCTCTTGACCGGTAGTTTCGAAGACATCGCTAAGGCAAAAGAGATGTCAAAATCTCTTATTGCCGAAGGCGCCGATATCCTCGTGGCGGATGCCGACGAATCGAACCACGGCGTGATCGAGGCGGTTGAAGAGGCCGGAGCTCTCGTTATCGGAAGTTCAGGCGACATCTACGAAACGGTCCCCGATGCACGAGATGTTATCCTGACGAGCATGACCGAGAATATGCCGAAAGGGCTGACCGTACTTGCCAAGTCGGTCGCCGACGGTACCTTTGAGGCAAAGAACTATATTATCGGTTTGCATGATGGGGCTGTTGCCCTTGCTCCGTTTCGGGATAAAGCGAGCCTTGTTTCCG
- a CDS encoding amidohydrolase family protein, which translates to MYDLVIKRGNIHGSGTMDLGIKEGFIVEKASRITEAGRKIIDASGKTVFPGFVDMHTHLDKAMTAGRIHNYSGTLLEAIKSMNAYFRDVDEEELYENGCNMVEMAIEAGTSILRSHITLERFTGMKLWESACKVREHYKDQMTIQLVAFPGAVERIVPGDAVYNLLERAIATGADAIGGCPTLSNNHRELTDTLFRLAKISGLPIDLHVDESEKANADALDYLAEKTMAYGMAGRVTAGHCTSLSAMDADAAARVIEKVASSGVNVVTLPSCNLFLMGRSDTKNRRRGTTRITELIEAGVPVAVASDNIRDPFRPFGNGDPLEELLLTAQVAQLDPYSRSQDLSAMITETPARAMGIRDYGLKQGCRADMVIVDAPNPVEALIGGKKGRTVIHGGVVIRG; encoded by the coding sequence ATGTATGATTTAGTAATCAAACGGGGGAATATTCACGGAAGCGGAACAATGGATCTTGGCATCAAGGAAGGGTTCATTGTGGAAAAGGCTTCCCGCATCACAGAAGCCGGCCGAAAGATTATTGATGCTTCAGGAAAAACCGTTTTCCCCGGCTTTGTCGACATGCACACCCATCTTGATAAAGCAATGACCGCCGGTCGCATACATAATTACTCAGGCACCCTGTTAGAAGCGATTAAAAGCATGAACGCCTACTTCAGGGACGTCGATGAAGAGGAGTTATATGAAAACGGCTGTAACATGGTTGAAATGGCCATCGAGGCCGGGACCTCGATACTGAGAAGCCATATTACCCTTGAACGTTTCACCGGTATGAAGCTCTGGGAAAGCGCCTGCAAGGTACGAGAACACTATAAGGATCAAATGACGATTCAATTGGTCGCCTTTCCCGGGGCCGTGGAACGGATTGTTCCCGGAGATGCCGTCTATAACCTGCTGGAAAGGGCCATAGCGACAGGGGCGGACGCAATAGGCGGCTGTCCCACCTTGAGTAATAATCATCGGGAACTTACCGACACCCTCTTCCGTCTTGCAAAGATAAGTGGTCTTCCAATCGACCTGCATGTGGACGAAAGCGAGAAAGCAAATGCCGATGCCCTCGACTATCTTGCCGAGAAAACCATGGCATACGGGATGGCCGGCCGTGTGACGGCGGGCCACTGTACCTCTCTTTCGGCAATGGATGCGGATGCAGCGGCACGGGTAATCGAAAAGGTTGCCAGCTCCGGCGTCAATGTGGTAACACTGCCCTCCTGTAATCTTTTTCTCATGGGACGCAGCGATACCAAGAATCGTCGTCGGGGTACGACCCGAATCACAGAACTCATTGAAGCGGGGGTGCCGGTGGCGGTAGCCTCGGATAACATCAGAGACCCCTTCCGCCCCTTCGGCAACGGAGATCCCCTTGAAGAGTTGCTCCTCACCGCTCAGGTGGCCCAGCTGGACCCCTACAGCCGCAGCCAGGATCTGTCGGCAATGATCACCGAAACCCCGGCTCGGGCGATGGGTATAAGGGATTATGGGCTAAAGCAGGGGTGCAGAGCCGATATGGTAATCGTAGATGCTCCTAATCCGGTTGAGGCTCTCATCGGCGGGAAAAAAGGACGAACGGTGATTCACGGAGGAGTGGTTATTAGGGGGTAG